One Cellulomonas sp. Y8 DNA segment encodes these proteins:
- a CDS encoding CarD family transcriptional regulator: MTFTVGETVVYPHHGAALIEEIKTRTIRGEDKIYLKLKVAQGDLTIEVPAENVDLVGVRDVVGAEGLERVFDVLRAPYTEEPTNWSRRYKANLEKLASGDVIKVAEVVRDLSRRDADRGLSAGEKRMLAKARQILVSELALAEHTEEEKAEAILDEVLAS; encoded by the coding sequence ATGACTTTCACTGTTGGGGAGACGGTTGTCTACCCGCACCACGGTGCAGCGCTGATCGAGGAGATCAAGACCAGGACCATCCGCGGCGAGGACAAGATCTACCTCAAGCTGAAGGTCGCCCAGGGTGACCTGACCATCGAGGTGCCGGCGGAGAACGTCGACCTCGTGGGTGTGCGGGACGTCGTCGGGGCCGAGGGCCTGGAGCGCGTGTTCGACGTGCTGCGCGCCCCCTACACCGAGGAGCCGACCAACTGGTCGCGCCGCTACAAGGCCAACCTCGAGAAGCTCGCCTCCGGCGACGTGATCAAGGTCGCCGAGGTCGTCCGCGACCTCTCCCGCCGGGACGCCGACCGCGGCCTGTCCGCGGGCGAGAAGCGCATGCTCGCCAAGGCCCGGCAGATCCTCGTCTCGGAGCTCGCGCTGGCCGAGCACACCGAGGAGGAGAAGGCCGAGGCCATCCTCGACGAGGTGCTCGCGTCCTGA